One region of Ahniella affigens genomic DNA includes:
- a CDS encoding M13 family metallopeptidase, whose protein sequence is MRIRLLSLALTSALVAGPALAFPALDAKNFDTSVPACTDFYQHANGNWLKTTTIPAEYSSWGVFNEINERNLETLKSVLESAAANQNAKPGSNEQKLGDFYAAAMDEAAIEKAGRAPIDPELKQIDALTDRAGVVALINDWQSRGNSVLFGLGKEADLKNSTTNIAYAVQGGLALPDRDYYTKTDADSVALRAKYFDHMTKMLELAGTPADQARLDAAEIMQLETRLANASLTNIELRNPANFYNISTIADASKATPNYNWAALFKAIGRDDITTFSFSHPKFFAEMDKALGDTPISTWKAYLRWNLVHNAADYLSKDFVDASFDFNGKTLRGAKELRPRWKRVADQVDTALGEALGQAFVEKRFSAASKKRMLELVNNLQTSLKARLQKLDWMGDATKEQALAKFATFTPKIGYPDKWRDYSGLTVSRNSYWNNIQAARTFEAKRQYGLINKPVDRTEWGMLPHEVNAYYNPLKNEIAFPAGILQPPFFNADADDAVNYGSIGGVIGHELMHGFDDQGSQFDAQGNLRMWWTDEDRKAFEARTKKLVEQFNEFVAIEDKHVNGELTLGENIADLGGLLVSYDAFKMTPEGQSNEKIDSLTPDQRFFHAWAQGWRRLHTDQDLKLRLNTDPHSPAVFRVQGPFANIDAFASAFGCKAGDPMVRSEEKRVRIW, encoded by the coding sequence ATGCGTATTCGTTTACTGTCGCTCGCGCTGACCAGCGCGTTGGTCGCCGGCCCGGCGCTCGCGTTTCCAGCGCTCGACGCCAAGAATTTTGACACCAGTGTTCCGGCGTGTACCGACTTCTATCAGCATGCCAACGGCAACTGGCTGAAGACCACCACCATTCCCGCCGAGTATTCGAGTTGGGGGGTGTTCAACGAAATCAATGAGCGCAATCTCGAAACGTTGAAGAGCGTGCTGGAAAGTGCGGCGGCCAACCAGAACGCCAAACCTGGTTCGAACGAACAGAAACTCGGCGATTTCTATGCGGCCGCAATGGATGAAGCGGCAATCGAGAAAGCTGGCCGCGCACCGATTGATCCGGAGCTGAAGCAGATCGACGCGCTGACCGACCGCGCGGGCGTCGTGGCCCTGATCAACGACTGGCAGAGCCGCGGCAACAGCGTGCTGTTTGGTCTCGGCAAAGAAGCCGACCTGAAGAACTCCACCACGAATATTGCCTATGCCGTGCAAGGCGGACTGGCGTTGCCAGATCGCGACTACTACACCAAGACCGATGCCGACTCGGTGGCGCTGCGCGCCAAGTACTTCGACCACATGACCAAGATGTTGGAACTCGCTGGCACGCCTGCCGATCAGGCACGCCTGGACGCCGCCGAGATCATGCAGTTGGAAACACGCCTCGCCAATGCGTCGCTGACGAACATCGAACTGCGCAACCCGGCGAACTTTTACAACATCTCGACGATTGCCGACGCAAGCAAGGCGACCCCGAATTACAACTGGGCGGCGTTGTTCAAAGCCATCGGCCGCGACGACATCACGACGTTCTCGTTCTCGCATCCGAAGTTCTTTGCCGAAATGGACAAAGCGCTCGGTGACACGCCGATCAGCACTTGGAAGGCGTACTTGCGCTGGAACCTCGTGCACAATGCGGCCGACTATCTGAGCAAGGACTTTGTCGACGCCAGCTTTGACTTCAATGGCAAAACGCTTCGTGGTGCCAAGGAACTCCGTCCCCGCTGGAAGCGCGTCGCCGATCAGGTCGATACCGCGCTTGGCGAGGCATTGGGGCAAGCATTCGTTGAAAAGCGCTTTTCGGCTGCTTCGAAGAAGCGCATGCTCGAACTCGTCAACAATCTGCAGACCTCATTGAAGGCGCGGCTGCAGAAGCTTGACTGGATGGGTGACGCGACCAAGGAACAAGCGCTCGCCAAATTCGCCACGTTTACACCGAAGATCGGCTACCCGGACAAGTGGCGTGATTACTCAGGCCTCACGGTGTCGCGCAACAGTTACTGGAACAACATCCAGGCGGCGCGCACGTTCGAAGCCAAACGCCAGTATGGTCTGATCAACAAGCCGGTCGATCGCACCGAGTGGGGTATGCTGCCGCACGAGGTGAATGCCTACTACAACCCACTGAAGAACGAGATCGCCTTCCCGGCAGGCATTCTGCAGCCCCCGTTCTTCAATGCTGACGCCGACGACGCCGTGAACTACGGCTCGATCGGTGGCGTCATTGGCCACGAATTGATGCACGGGTTTGATGACCAAGGCAGCCAGTTCGACGCCCAAGGCAATCTCCGCATGTGGTGGACGGACGAAGACCGCAAGGCCTTTGAGGCCCGTACAAAGAAGCTGGTCGAGCAGTTCAATGAGTTCGTCGCCATTGAAGATAAACACGTCAATGGTGAGCTGACCCTCGGCGAAAACATCGCCGATCTCGGTGGCCTGCTGGTGTCGTATGACGCGTTCAAGATGACGCCAGAAGGCCAATCGAACGAAAAGATCGACAGCCTGACGCCAGACCAGCGCTTCTTCCATGCGTGGGCGCAAGGCTGGCGCCGTTTGCACACCGATCAGGACCTGAAACTGCGGCTCAACACCGACCCGCATTCGCCAGCCGTGTTCCGAGTGCAGGGACCGTTCGCCAATATCGACGCATTTGCGAGCGCGTTTGGCTGCAAAGCCGGCGACCCGATGGTGCGGTCCGAAGAGAAGCGCGTGCGGATTTGGTAA